A window of the Anaerobaca lacustris genome harbors these coding sequences:
- the dnaA gene encoding chromosomal replication initiator protein DnaA produces MSAHEVANIFTDIVARVRAMDPANARTWFDDLTVERFDGGSIAIGCPDESNVRFLHENCRSSFTRAAQQITGHLVTVDFVVGAADRRVADQAEWSRPALHPDYTFENFVVGPSNRLAHASCIAVGQSLGQTYNPLFLYGSAGLGKTHLLHAVCHEVHKRIAGSVIQLLSCEDFVNRFIRAIEQGNITGFHSQFRTVDALVIDDIQFLREREQSQEEFFHTYNALYNSGKQIILSADSPPNEIPSIEARLISRFNWGLVARIDPPSYETRVAIVQKKAHLRGLEINDEIAEYIARQVQANIRELEGALTTIYALATTLGEPVDLRLAQTALEGQIKLATKHISITDIIDVVTDHFDVRLTDLQSKRRSQSITVPRQICMYLARNLTRHSLEEIGGHLGGRDHTTVMHACSKIAEAQQSDPQMQALLSELTKRVTQGRQVA; encoded by the coding sequence TTGTCGGCACATGAGGTGGCGAACATCTTCACGGATATCGTCGCGCGGGTCCGGGCGATGGACCCGGCCAACGCGCGCACGTGGTTCGACGATCTGACGGTGGAGCGCTTCGACGGCGGCTCCATCGCCATCGGCTGTCCCGACGAATCGAACGTCCGGTTCCTCCATGAGAACTGCCGGTCGAGTTTCACGCGCGCGGCCCAGCAGATCACCGGGCACCTGGTGACGGTGGACTTCGTCGTCGGCGCCGCCGACCGGCGCGTGGCGGACCAGGCCGAATGGAGCCGCCCGGCCCTGCATCCCGACTACACGTTCGAGAATTTCGTCGTCGGCCCCAGCAACCGCCTGGCGCACGCCAGTTGCATCGCCGTCGGCCAGTCGCTGGGCCAGACGTACAATCCGCTGTTCCTCTACGGCAGCGCCGGACTGGGCAAGACCCATCTGCTGCATGCGGTCTGCCACGAGGTGCACAAGCGCATTGCCGGCTCGGTGATCCAGTTGCTCAGTTGCGAGGATTTCGTCAATCGGTTCATCCGCGCCATCGAGCAGGGCAACATCACCGGATTCCACAGCCAGTTCCGGACGGTCGATGCCCTGGTCATCGACGACATCCAGTTCCTGCGCGAGCGGGAGCAGAGCCAGGAGGAATTCTTCCACACGTACAACGCGCTGTACAACAGCGGCAAGCAGATCATCCTCAGCGCCGACAGTCCGCCCAACGAGATTCCCTCGATCGAGGCCCGTCTGATCAGCCGGTTCAACTGGGGTCTGGTCGCGCGGATCGATCCGCCGAGCTACGAGACGCGGGTCGCCATCGTGCAGAAGAAGGCGCACCTGCGGGGCCTGGAGATCAACGACGAGATCGCCGAGTACATCGCCCGCCAGGTCCAGGCCAACATCCGCGAGCTGGAAGGCGCGCTGACGACGATCTACGCGCTGGCCACGACGCTCGGCGAGCCGGTCGATCTGCGGTTGGCCCAGACCGCGCTGGAAGGCCAGATCAAGCTGGCGACCAAGCACATCAGCATTACCGACATCATCGACGTGGTGACGGACCACTTCGACGTCCGCCTGACCGACCTCCAGAGCAAACGGCGCAGCCAGAGCATCACGGTGCCGCGACAGATCTGCATGTACCTGGCCCGCAACCTGACGAGGCACAGTCTCGAAGAGATCGGCGGACACCTCGGCGGCCGCGACCACACCACAGTGATGCACGCGTGCAGCAAGATCGCTGAAGCCCAGCAATCCGATCCGCAGATGCAGGCGCTGCTGAGCGAGCTGACCAAGCGCGTCACGCAAGGCCGGCAGGTCGCCTGA
- a CDS encoding ABC transporter ATP-binding protein yields MQDESAIRCHQVSKSYRARWFGKNRYVRAVDGISLSVGYGRIIGLIGPNGAGKTTLMNLIAGVLHLDSGNLLVGGHPVGSREAKRSLGYVPEFPAFLENYKVEATLGYHAALCHLSRSRRRRRTGELLDQFGLYDMRTRRCGMLSQGNRQRLALAIACVMQPGILILDEPSNGLDPVGLADLREIIRRLSEQGTAVLISSHRLDELEKLTSDFIGIWNGRAVDVSKSLFGRDGHVLKLNLDRLPPEGLSRVLPHEILSQSGTEVTLRIGSPAEIASVVAQLAAGGVTVRHLQYGDKEESIEDAFLRLSRKRGAGE; encoded by the coding sequence ATGCAGGATGAGAGTGCTATCCGATGCCACCAGGTCAGCAAGTCCTACCGAGCCCGTTGGTTCGGCAAGAACCGGTACGTACGGGCGGTGGATGGCATTTCACTGTCTGTGGGGTACGGACGTATCATCGGCCTGATCGGTCCGAACGGTGCCGGCAAGACCACCTTGATGAACTTGATCGCCGGAGTGCTCCATCTCGACAGCGGAAATCTGCTTGTTGGAGGCCATCCGGTCGGGTCGAGGGAGGCGAAGCGGTCTCTGGGCTACGTTCCCGAATTTCCCGCGTTCCTGGAAAACTACAAGGTGGAAGCGACGCTCGGCTACCATGCGGCCCTGTGCCACCTTTCGAGGAGTCGAAGAAGACGTCGCACCGGAGAACTGCTGGATCAGTTTGGCCTCTACGACATGAGGACCAGACGGTGCGGAATGCTATCCCAGGGAAACAGGCAGCGGTTGGCGTTGGCGATTGCCTGTGTGATGCAGCCGGGAATCCTCATCCTGGATGAGCCGAGCAACGGGCTGGATCCCGTAGGGCTCGCCGATCTTCGAGAGATCATCCGTCGGCTCAGCGAGCAGGGAACCGCTGTCCTCATCAGTTCCCATCGACTGGACGAACTCGAGAAGCTCACGTCGGATTTTATCGGGATCTGGAACGGCAGGGCTGTCGATGTCAGCAAGTCTCTGTTCGGCAGAGACGGCCACGTCCTGAAGCTCAACCTGGATCGTCTTCCGCCAGAGGGCTTGAGCCGCGTATTGCCTCATGAGATTCTCAGCCAGTCCGGCACCGAGGTGACGCTCAGGATCGGCTCTCCGGCCGAAATCGCTTCGGTGGTTGCACAACTCGCCGCCGGCGGGGTGACTGTACGGCACCTCCAGTACGGCGACAAGGAAGAGAGCATTGAAGACGCATTCTTGCGCCTTTCTCGGAAGAGAGGAGCGGGCGAATGA
- a CDS encoding PhzF family phenazine biosynthesis isomerase, which translates to MKNYKLYQVDSFRKNLFQGNPAGVVPNADGLTETQMQAIAREMNNSETAFILSPTSSDHEVWVRFFTPTTEVPSCGHATIAAHYVRATEISRQIRCNGYFVFVLTDGSGGVLSHGRMFAPAIGIPEDPVTGNANGPLGAYLVQHRLVPNDGRRFAFKGQQGEAIGRLGTVVVTVEVAGGRPKTVHVGGRAVTVFKSEIAL; encoded by the coding sequence ATGAAGAACTACAAACTGTACCAGGTGGATTCCTTCAGGAAGAATCTGTTTCAGGGCAATCCCGCCGGGGTCGTGCCCAACGCCGACGGACTTACCGAAACGCAGATGCAGGCGATCGCGCGGGAGATGAACAACTCCGAGACGGCTTTTATCCTGTCGCCCACGTCGAGCGATCATGAGGTATGGGTTCGCTTCTTCACGCCCACGACCGAAGTCCCGTCGTGCGGCCATGCCACGATCGCCGCACACTACGTGCGTGCGACGGAGATCAGCCGACAGATTCGCTGCAACGGCTATTTCGTTTTCGTCCTGACCGACGGCTCCGGTGGCGTCCTGTCCCACGGCCGCATGTTCGCACCGGCCATCGGAATCCCGGAGGACCCGGTAACAGGAAACGCCAACGGCCCACTCGGAGCGTATCTCGTCCAGCATCGCCTCGTCCCGAACGATGGTCGCCGCTTCGCCTTCAAAGGCCAACAAGGAGAAGCCATCGGACGGCTGGGGACAGTGGTGGTTACTGTAGAAGTCGCCGGAGGTCGTCCCAAGACGGTCCACGTCGGAGGACGAGCCGTGACCGTGTTCAAGTCCGAGATCGCGCTCTGA
- the ftsY gene encoding signal recognition particle-docking protein FtsY, whose protein sequence is MGIFSKTADFLKERLGKTRSKIASSLSTVLSLGRKIDDDLLDELEETLIRDDIGVETTEKLISELRDAYRARKISTSEEVIPFLKEHIKSYWPDQDRQLHVAPGGPTVILVAGVNGTGKTTSIAKLAYILHKSGKKVIVAACDTFRAAAVEQLSIWAERIGVQIVKHQSGSDPAAVAFDACEAAVARDADVLILDTAGRLHTKKDLMVQLTKIRDVVTRKIPDAPHEVLLVLDGTTGQNAISQAQLFTEAINVTGIFLAKLDGTARGGIVIAIKDQLDIPVKFVGLGEKPTDIAEFDPATFVEALFA, encoded by the coding sequence ATGGGCATATTCAGCAAGACCGCCGACTTCTTGAAGGAGCGGCTGGGTAAGACCCGCAGCAAGATCGCCAGCTCGCTTTCGACGGTGCTGAGCCTCGGCCGGAAGATCGACGACGACCTGCTCGACGAGCTCGAAGAGACGCTCATCCGCGACGACATCGGCGTCGAGACCACCGAGAAGCTCATCAGCGAGCTGCGCGACGCCTACCGTGCCCGCAAGATCTCCACCTCCGAAGAGGTGATCCCGTTCCTCAAGGAGCATATCAAGAGCTATTGGCCCGATCAGGACCGGCAACTGCACGTGGCCCCCGGCGGCCCGACCGTGATCCTCGTGGCCGGCGTCAACGGCACCGGCAAGACCACCAGCATCGCCAAGCTGGCGTACATCCTGCACAAGAGCGGCAAGAAGGTGATCGTCGCCGCCTGCGACACGTTCCGCGCCGCGGCGGTCGAGCAGTTGAGCATCTGGGCCGAGCGGATCGGCGTCCAGATCGTCAAGCACCAGTCGGGCAGCGATCCGGCGGCCGTCGCCTTCGACGCCTGCGAGGCGGCCGTCGCCCGCGACGCCGACGTGCTGATCCTCGACACCGCCGGCCGGCTCCACACCAAGAAGGACCTCATGGTCCAGCTCACCAAGATCCGCGACGTCGTGACGCGTAAGATCCCCGACGCCCCGCACGAGGTGCTGCTCGTCCTCGACGGCACCACCGGACAGAACGCCATCTCGCAGGCGCAACTGTTCACCGAGGCGATCAACGTCACCGGCATCTTCCTGGCCAAGCTCGACGGCACCGCCCGCGGCGGCATCGTCATCGCCATCAAGGACCAGCTCGACATCCCCGTCAAGTTCGTTGGCCTCGGCGAGAAGCCCACCGACATCGCCGAGTTCGACCCCGCCACTTTCGTCGAAGCCCTCTTCGCCTGA